The Myxococcales bacterium genome window below encodes:
- a CDS encoding hemerythrin domain-containing protein, protein MDPIATLMNEHRTIERVLDALDAWTARVVDDRADDRPALARYARFLREFADARHHGKEEDLLFAAMVEHGFSREQGPLAVMLHEHGLGRALTATLGQLAAQLGPWTDSDRAELERAASGYGELLRQHIDKEDQVLYPMAQARLPDAIMAGLAQRFAEVDPPGPDELDELAAALADGAR, encoded by the coding sequence ATGGATCCGATCGCGACCTTGATGAACGAGCACCGGACGATCGAGCGCGTGCTCGACGCGCTCGACGCCTGGACCGCGCGGGTCGTCGACGACCGCGCCGACGACCGCCCGGCGCTCGCGCGCTACGCCCGGTTCCTGCGCGAGTTCGCCGACGCGCGCCACCACGGCAAGGAGGAGGACCTGCTGTTCGCGGCGATGGTCGAGCACGGCTTCTCGCGCGAGCAGGGTCCGCTCGCGGTCATGCTCCACGAGCACGGGCTCGGCCGGGCGCTGACCGCGACGTTGGGGCAGCTCGCGGCCCAGCTCGGGCCCTGGACCGACAGCGATCGCGCCGAGCTCGAGCGGGCAGCTAGCGGCTACGGCGAGCTCTTGCGCCAGCACATCGACAAGGAGGATCAGGTGCTCTACCCGATGGCCCAGGCCCGGCTGCCGGACGCGATCATGGCCGGCCTGGCCCAGCGGTTCGCCGAGGTCGACCCGCCCGGCCCCGACGAGCTCGATGAGCTCGCCGCGGCGCTGGCCGACGGGGCCCGGTGA